In the genome of Notamacropus eugenii isolate mMacEug1 chromosome 5, mMacEug1.pri_v2, whole genome shotgun sequence, one region contains:
- the CACNG8 gene encoding voltage-dependent calcium channel gamma-8 subunit: MTIAISTDYWLYTRAFICNTTNLTASASEDPPARGPGGVAEKRDPGGLTHSGLWRICCLEGLKRGVCVKINHFPEDTDYDHDSAEYLLRVVRASSIFPILSAILLLLGGVCVAASRVYKSKRNIILGAGILFVAAGLSNIIGVIVYISANAGEPGPKRDDEKKSHYSYGWSFYFGGLSFILAEMIGVLAVNIYIERNREAHCQSRADLLKPGGRAGGGGGGGAGAGGPPSAILRLPSYRFRYRRRSRSSSRSSEPSPSRDTSPQGFPSTDISMYTLSRDPSKGSVGAGLGGPSGGGGGGGGGVGGPYGTAERERSGSGFLTLHNAFPKEAGGVTVTVTGPGSAPGASGTLSKEAAASGASNTNTLNRKTTPV; encoded by the exons ATGACCATAGCCATCAGCACCGATTACTGGCTCTATACCAGGGCCTTCATCTGCAACACCACCAACCTGACAGCCTCTGCCTCCGAGGACCCCCCAGCTCGAGGGCCTGGCGGGGTGGCAGAGAAGAGGGACCCCGGGGGGCTGACACACTCCGGCCTCTGGAGGATCTGCTGCCTCGAAG GGCTGAAGCGGGGTGTCTGTGTGAAGATTAATCATTTCCCAGAAGACACAGATTACGACCATGACAGTGCAGAGTACCTACTCC GTGTGGTCCGAGCATCCAGTATCTTCCCCATTCTCAGCGCAATCCTTCTGTTGCTGGGGGGCGTGTGCGTGGCTGCCTCTCGAGTCTACAAGTCCAAACGGAACATCATCCTGGGGGCTGGTATCCTGTTTGTAGCCGCTG GCCTGAGCAACATCATCGGCGTGATCGTGTACATCTCGGCGAACGCGGGCGAGCCGGGCCCCAAGCGCGACGACGAGAAGAAGAGCCACTACTCGTACGGCTGGTCCTTCTACTTCGGGGGCCTCTCCTTCATCCTGGCCGAGATGATCGGCGTGTTGGCCGTGAACATTTACATCGAGAGGAACCGCGAGGCGCACTGTCAGTCCCGGGCGGACCTCCTCAAGCCCGGCGGCCGGgccgggggcggcggcggcggcggggccgGAGCCGGGGGTCCCCCTTCGGCCATCCTCCGCCTGCCCAGCTACCGCTTCCGCTACCGCCGCCGCTCGCGCTCCAGCTCCCGCTCGAGCGAGCCTTCGCCCTCCCGGGACACGTCGCCCCAGGGCTTCCCCTCCACGGACATCTCCATGTACACACTGAGCCGCGACCCGTCCAAAGGCAGCGTGGGCGCCGGGCTCGGGGGGCCGTccgggggcggcggcggcggcgggggagGAGTGGGGGGTCCTTACGGGACGGCTGAGCGGGAGCGGTCCGGCTCGGGCTTCCTGACGCTGCATAATGCCTTCCCCAAGGAAGCCGGCGGGGTGACGGTGACGGTGACCGGGCCGGGCTCCGCCCCCGGGGCCTCCGGGACCCTGAGCAAAGAGGCGGCAGCCAGTGGGGCGTCCAACACCAACACCCTGAACAGGAAAACCACGCCGGTGTAG
- the CACNG6 gene encoding voltage-dependent calcium channel gamma-6 subunit produces MMWSNFFIQEEERRRADTARRRAQRTGLASERRGPIKLALLLAGIGTALAVLAVGTEFWVELGTKRGNGTSGVCEAAHLGLWRVCAKRLWLEDLPPNRETCGPAELPGEANCSYFRFFTSGENNRILQRTTKKELGVAAAITATLALVITVLGCICVVMVLSKGAEFLLTHAAVFFSLSGVLLLVSLELFRQGVQELLARTGPGPAPWLSYEYSWSVACALAAATLLLVGGGSFLLLALPSRPWGRCRRPHPADLGSGGAGTP; encoded by the exons ATGATGTGGTCTAACTTTTTCATCCAGGAAGAGGAAAGACGCCGGGCAGATACAGCACGGAGGAGAGCCCAGAGGACTGGCCTGGCCAGTGAGCGCCGTGGCCCGATCAAGCTGGCCCTACTGTTGGCCGGCATAGGCACAGCCCTGGCGGTACTGGCCGTGGGCACCGAGTTCTGGGTGGAGCTGGGTACCAAACGGGGCAATGGCACAAGCGGTGTGTGTGAAGCTGCCCACCTGGGGTTGTGGCGAGTGTGTGCCAAGAGGCTTTGGCTGGAAGACCTGCCCCCCAACAGGGAGACCTGCGGCCCGGCCGAGTTACCCGGAG AAGCTAATTGCTCCTACTTCAGATTCTTCACCTCCGGGGAGAACAATCGCATCCTGCAGAGGACCACTAAGAAAG AGCTCGGAGTCGCCGCCGCCATCACGGCCACCCTAGCCCTGGTCATCACGGTCCTCGGCTGCATCTGCGTCGTCATGGTGCTCAGCAAGGGGGCCGAGTTCCTGCTCACGCACGCAGCCGTCTTCTTCAGCCTCTCAG GAGTTCTGCTGCTGGTGAGCCTCGAGCTGTTCCGTCAGGGGGTCCAGGAGCTGCTGGCCAGGACTGGGCCGGGCCCGGCCCCCTGGCTGAGCTACGAGTATTCCTGGTCGGTGGCCTGCGCCCTGGCGGCTGCTACCCTGCTGCTCGTGGGGGGCGGCTCCTTCCTGCTCCTGGCCCTGCCCTCCCGCCCCTGGGGCCGGTGCCGCCGCCCGCATCCCGCTGACCTAGGCAGCGGAGGGGCCGGGACCCCCTAA